A genome region from Carya illinoinensis cultivar Pawnee chromosome 2, C.illinoinensisPawnee_v1, whole genome shotgun sequence includes the following:
- the LOC122298950 gene encoding uncharacterized protein LOC122298950, whose product MRNHETFLLVLFIVPFIISRNTEFVRVADAAKRTVHIPDELDDVVDDEEDEAWKQWGKKSTPPQEPGIRPSDLSEMSVTEIQAEMMKRQSGPTMGFVKLRLGVRRSRDMVAETAMKWTKVLRTGAIEAKFMGVDLSTIMFTLERGQDTAEMKDFVLSQPEAYEIKIGDQVFRRPGDPPLEEVLANLQNEKNKVDNTSPTENDNFKEEL is encoded by the exons atgcGAAACCACGAAACCTTTCTTCTCGTCCTCTTTATTGTACCCTTCATTATTTCCCGAAATACCGAATTCGTCCGCGTCGCCGATGCGGCGAAGCGAACGGTCCACATCCCGGACGAACTCGACGACGTCGTCGATGATGAGGAGGACGAAGCTTGGAAGCAATGGGGCAAGAAATCCACGCCCCCTCAAGAGCCTGGTATCCGGCCGTCCGATTTGTCGGAGATGTCGGTGACGGAGATCCAGGCTGAGATGATGAAGCGGCAGTCCGGACCTACTATGGGGTTTGTTAAACTCCGACTCGGCGTTCGCCGTTCTCGG GATATGGTGGCTGAAACTGCTATGAAATGGACGAAAGTCCTGAGAACTGGAGCTATCGAGGCAAAGTTCATGGGTGTTGATCTGAGCACAATCATGTTCACCTTAGAAAGAGGCCAAGATACAGCTGAG ATGAAGGATTTTGTGTTGAGCCAACCAGAGGCATATGAGATCAAGATTGGAGATCAAGTTTTTCGAAGGCCTGGAGATCCTCCATTAGAGGAAGTTCTTGCAAATCTTCAAAATGAGAAAAACAAGGTGGATAATACAAGTCCCACTGAGAATGACAATTTTAAAGAAGAGTTGTAG